The Gossypium hirsutum isolate 1008001.06 chromosome D06, Gossypium_hirsutum_v2.1, whole genome shotgun sequence genome contains the following window.
ATTTCTTACTGACCTACGACACCAGAAACAGCTACTTCAACTTCCCCGCGTCCTCCAGGACCTTTCATGTCAAGTCTGTCTTTTTTGCCAGAGGAATGACCCATTGATAGAAGACTTCCGAATCCAGAACTCCCAGCTGAGAAAAAAAGACGGAATGATATGAGATGAGAACTAAATAAGCATGAAGAAGACATTAAGAATAAACTAAAAGCTAAGCTGTTTAGAACATAAGTTAAGCAGTCTACATGTTTTGCTCCCTTTAAACTAGACCAGGCTTACTCGACATGAAATCAACTgcaagtttaaagactaaatgtGCATGTTTTTCCACAGACCATGATTATTTttgataaatgaaaaatatgttgatTAAAAGGCACCAACAAGGGTGTCAACCCGTTGTAAAACTATAGTAAAACAGAATATGTTTAACATATCAATCAATTTCTCACATTCACATTAACACAAGCAGAACATATTTATCAGATCATGAGCTAGGTTTTTGCAAAATTCTGAAAGAACAAAAACAGAAGGCAATTCTTGGAAAGATTGATTCCAGGTAGTGTACCATCATATTCATCCCGGACCATTTGATAGCTGACAAATCCAGAAAAAAGTGTGAGCTGCAATAACAATTAGCAGCATGTCATCAGCAAACTGATCTTCAAAGTACGGTTGCATGCATACTACTCCTAAGCAGCTTTTCACAGAATCAATGGCATCAGCCCATTTGATGCTAACATTATGTTATTTAAAACTTACATATAAAAAACTAGCTCATGATGATAAAATATTCAATGTTGGCATCATTAAAATGTAACAAATGTCAGGAAAAACAATTATATACCACTTCCATCATTTATGTTAACATCAAAAACCAAGCAGTTGTTTGTAAGTACCTCCTTCAGAAGTGAAGACTCTGGTTGATCATGGAATCAATACACATAAATTATCACAAAGCTGAGAAAGGACCCAAACCTTACTATTTTTCGTCTTCATAGAATTAGTATCTACTCTCAATGGTACTTTGTTACTGGAACTGCTATCATTTGTATCCTTTTCACTAGGAAAAGCTGCCTCATCAAGCGCATTAAGAACACAACAGCAATGATCTGTTTCTGTCAAGACCTGCATGAGAAGAAAAATGTCAGTGTGATATATTGGAGGTCCTACAATTAACCAAAACATTTTTACTTTCCATAAAATCCAGCAATTTCATTATTAACAAAGAACAGCACAACAGTATAACCGAGAAAGGATGCAAATGTACAAACAAAGAAGTGACTTTGGTACTTAAACATCTTCAGAAATAGCAAGTTCTAACTTCCTCATTAGCTTATGCTTTTAAAATGGGTTGCAAGAGGAAGTCAGTAATACCAGCCAAATTGAAAACCATATACCACTAGAAACTTGCACTTTTgcaaaaattacttaattaaaaatttcatcataaataaattaatttgagaaaaaatataAGGATAAATAACACGTGCATTTATGCAACAATATGATTGGTAACTTCATAAAGAAAGTGAAAGCATTTACCACTGCATCAAAAGTAGAGTCAAAATCATCTATTGCAAAACAGATGTCCGGATAGGCAGGTGTTGTCTCTACTTCCTGTATCCATGCAAGTGAGCATGCCAAAAAATTGAAGAATATCTCGATGTCACCATGATTTCCTGGATATAGAAAGGCTTGCCTTTTTTGAGTCCAAATGAAAATTTACTAGACTGGGAGATGCATAAACAGTCTTCACAACCTGCAGGACAGCGGAATGAAAAATTCACAATCAGATAATGCAGCATCCAATGTTGGCAAGGACATTAAGCAATCCTTTCAAGTAACAGGATTtgatttaacataaaaaataattcaagttCCAGGATTCAAATTGCAAAAATTTGCAGGCTATAGCTTATATAGGGAGGATGAATTCAGCAATTCACATAGCATGTTAGAAGCAATAGTTACATGTTTATTCCTACATTTCGCAACAAATTTGGtcagattttctttttcttttcctccatGATGACAGATATTAAGTACAAAAGAACAGTTCCAAAAGTTAGAGATATAAATATCATCCAAAAGGTTACTGACATCATTAGCTACAATAAAGCAGGAATTACCTTGTAGATAGCAGATAATGGTGTGTCTTGCCCCACTTGATGATTTCTAAGGACATTGTGACTGGAAAAAGGGGAAACTTAACTCATAGTTCAAGTTTAACCActaaacttcaaaattcaaattcaaagacAGGAAAAGTTAGTTCACCAGGGTGAAAGGAGGAAACAAAGAGACATTTTCAAGAGTAATAAGAAACAGAATATATCATTTAAACTTTAGGAAAGTATCCACCATTATGATGGGAACAACATATACggcaaaataactaaaatatgtATCACATTGTATAGATAAGACACAAGACATTGAAGTGCAGAAATTGCCTGCAAATCGCCACTGTTACAGAGTACGAAGTATGGGCAATCATATTCAAGTAAAATGAGCGCCGCCAATCCACAACCGATAAACTGTCGCCAACTAACTTATCTAACTGTTTCAAAAAAAGGTAAAGACAAATTATACTAAGTTGTAATAAAGGTAACCCAGAATTGGCACCTACAGCATTATACCAAAAAGCTATGAAAGCTAATGAATTGAAATGGAATCAACTTAAACAAGAAAACTTAAATTCAGATTCAAGTTGGTTTTTGACTTTCTTTTACCTCAGGTGCCCACCTGCGTACAAAGTAAGGAGCAACACTTTCCTCACTTTCGTTAAAACCATGCCCCTTCTATAACATCATAAATAGAAACAATTAGCTTAATATTccaaaaaatagttaatttaaaaagataaagttatcaaGATTCGATACCCATTTCCGAACGAAAAATATGAGATCATCATCTTGTCGACCTCTCGATTCCTTACCCCTAACGAAATACAAATCGAAGAAATCATGCCAAAATTTACCGTCCATTTCAACGTCGGTAGCATCTTCCTCATCCACCGTCGTTTTCCCTAATAAATTCCAGTGTTTTCTAACCACGCTCAGTAACTCAAACCTACCGCAAAACATAAAATTAGAAACattgttattaaaatttgaaatcatTGAAGACATAAAATGAAGaattaaaccctaatttcaaTGTCTTTAGGTGTTTTAGTTTAAATCTTTGTGAACTTTTTGTTTTATAttcactaaaaaaaatattattccaacaaaaaaatttatttaaacatggtaaaatagaatttttaatgttatattacTATCAactgaatatgtatatatatataatattttttaattttaaaatgttaccaattaatttagagaataattttttataggtaaaaataatcattataaattttttaaattcaagaatactaaattcatgaaaataaaaagaaattaattccAAATGTAGAAATAATCATACTAATATGTATAACATATGTTGTGGTGACAACTACAGTATCTCCAATAATACCAACATCATTAAGGTTTAAACAAGTTGTAAATTAAAAGGGAAAGAgtttgaataaattgaaagaagAATGGCAAACACTCATGCCAATACCCAAGGAGAtgaatgaaatcaatttatttatctTAATACCCTACTAGATTTTCAGCTCTAAGTTTCTCAATTTTAGATTTAAACTCACCGTGAATCGACGCCAGTGATCTCTGCCGTGAAGCAAAAGCAACGCTGAATTGTTTAATCTCTGCTTCCAGATCTTTCCTTCTTTGTACTTCACAGTTCAAGTCCTTCAAAATGTTTTCCTTTTGATCGGTTAGGAACGTTATGTTCTTCGATGATTCGGAGACTGTTTGCAGCAATGAATCTCGTTCGTCTTTCAACTTTTGAAATTCTCTTTCCAAGTTGCCGTATCTTTGTTTTGAGGACTCTAGAGAGTTGTTGCTGAGATCTAGTTCTTGTTTAAGTTCAGATATTTCTCCCATTAATCTGCTGTTTATTTGTACTTCTTCTTCATGTTTTCTCTGCGAATGTCAAGCTTGGAACTGTTACAACATAGAAAAGTACCATCAAGAAAATTAAGCAGTAAAAAAATGTCAGATTCGCTACGGAGAGACCTGGAATTTAAACCAATCATTTTAGGTTTTGGGTCAATCAATCTAGATGGActatttcaagttttaaaattttagccattttagGTTGGAATGATTTTGAATTTGGGTCAAGTTCAGTTACAAATTATTTCAGGCCAAATCATTTTGAGTTTCAGTCACTTCAAATCATTTTGGTTTACTTGTTCGATCGTTTATAGACTGATACTTTTTGGATTTGGGGCTAATTTCAGTTTGAGTTAAATTAGATTCAGGTTAATTTGGGTTTGGATTAGTGACTTGTGATCAAATCGGGTCAGGTTCGATTTGGGTTCGGGTTGATCACGCTAGATTTTCGGGTTTTGCACAAAATTATGCTTTAGCGAAGAGGTTCGTCGTGCAGAAATATCCAATGCTACCTACCAATCAATAGGAGTTGgcatttgaaaaatgaaaacaatatTCTTTCTGGAATAATAACTTCATGCAGTTAGCTACCCTTTCTAACTTACCTTAAACGCCAATTAATGCATTTGAAAGATTGACAGTTAATCAAGAAAAATAATTGGAATGTAAGCTAGATACTGACCTGAAGTTCATCTTTCTCTTTGATGACAAGTTCTAGCTGTGTCTTGAGATTTTGGAGTTCTAGTTTGTAGTTATCATTTGAGCAATCCGGACAATGCAACTCATAAAGTAAGTTAAATTTATGCAGCTGTTCTTATGACCAAATACCATTTATCACATTAAAAGGTATTAATAGAAAACCAAAACtgcaagaagaagaaaatgactCGGAATGTCAACTCACAGGAGTTATATCTTGGGGTGGAAATGATTGAACTTTTCTTGCGGGAGTCGTTTGGAGTGAATCAAGGTCTGCAATGTAGCCTTTATTCATTTTGAACCAAGTGTCTTCATCAGCTACATTGCTAAAAGAGTCTGGAACAGGACTGAAATCCGGTAACTCTGAATAATTTGATCGCTTGGCAAAGAAGGCGGACTGAAATCGGGTAACTCTGAATAATTTGATCGCTTGGCAACGAAGGCGCTGTTGCTAGTCTCTTT
Protein-coding sequences here:
- the LOC107941363 gene encoding uncharacterized protein KIAA0930 homolog, producing the protein MDGKFWHDFFDLYFVRGKESRGRQDDDLIFFVRKWKGHGFNESEESVAPYFVRRWAPELDKLVGDSLSVVDWRRSFYLNMIAHTSYSVTVAICSHNVLRNHQVGQDTPLSAIYKVVKTVYASPSLVNFHLDSKKEVETTPAYPDICFAIDDFDSTFDAVVLTETDHCCCVLNALDEAAFPSEKDTNDSSSSNKVPLRVDTNSMKTKNSKLTLFSGFVSYQMVRDEYDAGSSGFGSLLSMGHSSGKKDRLDMKGPGGRGEVEVAVSGVVDQSKEDSGPFSPIISKKGFRLGSIVRKAASVASVAAKNAYAAASATSSSDEEMIPLKCCLMSITLPWEHIAYDLLFKGSPPVNL